The DNA window AGTAATTTCATGTAAAAAGGCCAAAATGCCCTCAACAGTGATATACTATTAGCAGACGTAGTAAACATTCCCAGGAcataaaaggaagaaaaattttctCCCTCCTCTAATGCCGCCAGGTGGATCAATGTGGGAGAAGAAGTCTTAGCTTTTTCTATATATGTAAgataagatatatatatatatatatatatatatcttacatatatataagaaCCTAAGATTTCTACTCTCAGGTTCAGCCACGTGGTGAGATGAGGGGAgggggaaaattttttttccgtTTATGCCCTGAAAATATTGATTGGTTCTCCAACAGTGTATCACTATTGAGGTCATTTTTGTCTTTTTACATGAAATTACGATTTTGCCCAGATCAACATAACTAGCCCTAAAACAGTAACGTACTGTTGAGGGCTATTTTTGACTTCTCGCGAAGCTTTTTGCTTTATTTCTCAATTGTCATCTAAGAAATCACCTCTGTTGCTCTTCACTTCTTTGTCTCCGTTATTAAAGACAAGAAGTCATAGGAgtcaaaaagtcaaagaaaAACCTTGAAGTGCACCGATGCCAGGAACTTTATTTTTACTTCCTTCTACTTCATTTTTACAAGTTTAGCCCATAGgagtcaaaaagtcaaataaatATCTGCAAGTGCATCGATGGCAGGAAAACAAAAGACTCCCTTTCTACTTCATTTTACAACTTTAGCCCatcatcttttgttttcttcttcctttctgtCTCTCTCTGTTTCCCGTTAATTTTCCTTGCAGCTTTCTTTCCTCCCACAAAGAGTCAATTATGGCTGCCCTTTCTACTTAGCCCATCATCTTTTGTTTTCGTCTCCCTTTCTCTGTCTCTCTGTTTCCGTTAATTTTTCTTGCAGCTTTCCTTTCTCCCACAAAGAGTCAATTATGGCTGCCCATCCATATCCGAACTCTGGGATTGTTCCTCTTGCTTTGACTCTTTTCTTCTGTTTTCCGTTCTTTACTTTCCCCCTCCTGTTGTTTCCAGATCACTCGGTCaataatttcatgattttcttcccTAAATTATGGCTATCCATCCAAGTTTTTTTACATCTGTACTCTTTATTGTTTTGTCCTTTTgtattcattttcatttcttggcCCGTTGACAAATTACCCACACTGAAAAGAACAATCTCAGACaacttatcaagtttgcatctTTATCTGCTCTATTCATGATGCCTAATAATATTGCTAGACATATAGGTTTGTCCCTCTGTTTTCCTGATATTCTTGACTGATTGCCAAATTATCAAGAATGAAGGAAAGCTTGTGCCTTTATATTAGAAACAAAAATACTGGTCACAAAAAACTAAACTCTTCTTTTACCTTGTTCTCTGCAACCTTTGGTGCTAAAGGTAACTACTTCTTTTCTTTGTCTAATTTGTTCTCTTACCAGTATTTAAGATATTGGATAATATGTCTACTTTTTATTTTAGTTACCAAATTTCTTCAAGACGTTAACTGCAGTTTGAAATTGGTGCAGCAAAACTTCTGATTTAGCATCCACGGATTTCTAGCAAGTAGTTGCTTCAATTTCAGGTTACTCTCTTTACtccttcaatttcttgccttttcttttcctcttaaGAATATAGTACAAGTAATTACCAATTAAGGGTTGTCACCGTTTATTGAATACAGATAAGCAAGCTAAAACAAGTTAAATTGTTAACCTAAAGCTTAAACTGCCTGATATTTGCACCAAAAAATGCACAAACCTAATGAAGTCAGATCGTTTGGTGAGAAACAATACTATCTTCTTTTGTGGCTTAAATGACGGTAGTTTTTAGGTTGCAAGTTCATTTGGTTTCACTTACTGACTGAATATGCCTGAAAATCATTGTATCTCTGCAATCTTTCCCATTAAAACTAATTAcacctttctttttgttttatttctacCTCTATCAGTATTATGTCTACCTCTAtcagttttatttttgttttatttcttttacgTTGATTAATAGCATTCTTCTACATGCAATTTACATTACCAGCTCCATTCACCAGTTCAGCATATTTGGGGTTCATGGATTCATACTAAGGAATTGCTTCACTTCAAGGTCATCTCTTCTGTTCCTTGACTGTACCTGACAATTTTAGTGCCTAAATATATGTTTCAtatgacctttttttttctgcGCTTTGCTTTGTACTATTTAATGACTCTGATTAGATAAATATGGTAATTTCAAACAGTTAGTCTACACCTTTCTATCTCTTGCTCAATTGCTTCTATGTAGCAGTTTGCATTTCACACATATATATAACTTATTATTACTCTCTTGACTATCTAATATTACTTACGTTTTCTTATTACTACTTTCATtaagatgaaaagaaaaaggaatgcaaCTAATAGCTTTAGTTTAGTAGATGAGTGGTTTGATGACTACTACAATGCCGAGGCCTCACAAGTAAACCCCAATAGCTCTCATAAAATAGTACAATGCCAAGAGCTATCAAGAAAAAGCCATAATCCCATTATCATAATCCCTCCAACCTATAAATTGAAAAAACCATACAAACTTATCATTCAAAGTTCAATATGCAATACTATTCTTAAAAACTGAAGATTCCACGATATACAAACACTCAACATTTAAAATTAACTATGCACTGATACTATGACAAACTAGACTTTCCTTCCATAATCCCATTATCTACCACAAAATCTCTAAAAGTTCCTTCCTCCCACTACTTATTCTAATTCATGAAGTCTTACATACATTTATACAACTTTACTCACTTTTAGTCTCTTAAATACTCATTCAATATAGTCACTTTGTTAAAAACAGGGAACTAAAGTTTCTGCAGCAACCTATGAAAATTGCATCCGATTGTTCAGAAATTTGTTGGTTCCATACCAACGATACTACATCTCTGGTGCAACTGTTATCACTGCTATTCCTACATACAAAGTCAGTGAATATCCCTACTCTTGGGTCCTTCATTACTCAACTTTGATTGAGCGCTACCTCGAACCAATTCCTCCGATGCTTCCATGTCCTTTCACCTTTGACAGCTTTTCTGATGCACATAAACATGCAGAATCTGAGATTTCTTTGATAAGTAagtattataaaaaaaaaaacacatatcTCTGCACAATTCTATCCAATATTACATTCTTAGATACTTTCATCTTTAACTAGCTACTTCAAATTGTAGGTGTCAAAGCATTGGTCATACATGCTTTCCCCCAAAAAGAAACAACCCCGGACTCAATCACAAGAGACTTTGTGATTGTAAATGAAGAGTGAGAAATTTCAATTCTGTCTATTATTTAGCATATAAATTATTACTTAACATCATCCTTTTTATTGAATCCTTTCTGttcaaaggaaaaaattgaTGCTTCTCACCCTATGGAATGAATTCCAAGAATATGAGGGCAACATCCTTGCAAACATCCTTGCAACTATTCCTATGATCTTTGCTATGAGAGTGAAAGTCTCTACTTTCAACAGTAAGTCCCTTACTCTATAAATCCATTATACACTCATTGCATGTCACTTATACTTCTTACATATAAAACATTTAATTCTTTGGTTAAACAGCTCTGTCATTAACAACAATAGGATTGTCATCCATTCTCATCAACCCACCACTCCATGATGAATTCATACTTCATGAATGGTATAGCATCCATAAAGATGAAGTTAAGACTTTATTCGAAACAAAAGCATATAAAGATCCAGAATTGCTGCTTCCACTACCAAATGAAGAGGACATTAAGAATATTCATGATGCGTTAATCTCATTCAGAACTGTAAGAATACTACACCCTTTTTCCTAACCAATCAGCATTATCATTGTACACTTCAGCTTTGCAGAAAGTCGAATAATAATACACTAAAGTTTCAATTCATTTCCAGCAAAAAACAGCATGGATAACTGGTATAGCACAATTATCATTTGGCCAAACTCATTTTTGGTACACTGCATGCTCAAATTGCTTGAAGACTGTTGAAGCAGACACAGATTGGATCATAAAATGTTCATCATGCAAAGAAGAAGCTGAAGTAGAGCTAAGGTATTCTTTCCTATTTACCCTGTctaaaaacaagtttttcataCTCTACATTTTACAATAAACTAAAACTCTCACATTTCACTGAAGGTGTCGCATTGGAATAACACTCACTGATTCAACTGCAAGCATTCAATGCTTAATATCTGGAAAACAAGCTGAAAGACTGATACAATTCACTGCTGCCGAACTGAAGGATGCAGAGGCACATGTATAGTAGCACACTTACCCTTCAAATCTACCTTCAACATTTATATacaaaaatactaaatataAACACTCACATTCATTCTTATCATCTCAGGGAATAACAATGAACCAAGAACTTTCTACCATCATGAAAAAGCACAAGCTGATTTGCTTCATCAAAACATATGAGACAACTTTTCAAGGACTGCCACAAAGAAGAAATGCAATCATCAAAGCCTACACAGCAGCTGAAGTTCCAAACATACCACTGCCTCTACAAGATTCACCAACAACTCTTCAAGCTTTACCGAGTACAACACCATCAAACACCAAGCAAAAGCAGATTGCAGACGAACAAACGTTCACACCAAGGGCTAAATTGCTGCTTCAAGAAATAGCTGAATCCACTGCTACTAAAAGAAGCTCCATGACTGAATCAACAGCCACAAAAAGAGCCCTCACATTGACCGAACTAGAAGGTCACCAAATACCTGCACCAACTGTTGGAACAGAAATACACAAAACACTTGAAGACACTGCTACCTCAGCCTCACCAAATGCCACCTCAATCGACAAAACTGCTGCCGGCCCAACAAAGAAACCAAAACAGCAAGAAGGCAATTGACCTCCCACAACTCTTACTAAAACCTTTTGATATTGCTAGAGAAGAATTTAGCATTCCAGTGTGTAGGTCTATCATGGCTAAATTGTAGTCTTAGAATCTATTGCTTCAATATTTTTTTATAGAGCAATGCATTCTATGACTTACACTTACTAGGACCTCCTTCACCTGCTAATGACTGCTATTAGCATAGCCACAAAGTTGTCAATCATAACTTCATGAGCTGAAAACGCAGTATTAGAGTCCACTACTCCAATATCTTTTGATAGAGCAGTGCATTTTAATACTCATATGTTATATAAGTCTCTCTAGCAATGAATAATATGTACAGTAGTTCTTTACATTCCTTTTCTATATGCTACAATTTTTACGCCTGAGTTTTGTTGTCTTTCACCTGTTAATCATACTTTTCCAATCGTAAGTTTGTTTGCTTTCACTTATTAACTCAATGTATGCTTTATATGACTATAATAGAACCAACTAATCGATAGATTGCTATGTATTGAAAACAAAAGAGTAAGCATTTCTTTCTAGACCTTACAAATGAGTAAACAGggataatttttatttgaaagaatTAATGATTAATATTGTTCAATATTTATTGTACAGGAATATTTGCCTTTCGATCTATTATTTTCTTCTGTTTCCATCCTCATATAGCTCACTATACCTGAAGATATTCACCTTTGATTCTCTCCTGTTAAAAAAACacatttcaatattttttacACAATACCTTGGGTATTGGCTGTGCCTTGCACAGCCAGAAATACTCTAGTATTAGACTGTAAAAATAGCCTCCTCCACCCTGCACCTGCTAAACGAATCAGCATGACAACTTTGACTGGAAAACTACGAATCAGGTTAACCCATCAGCATGACAACTTTGACTGGAAAACTGCTTTctaaaattttcccttttttattcACTTTATCCTTGTGATATTGTTTTAATATTTTCCCTTGAACCTC is part of the Coffea eugenioides isolate CCC68of chromosome 6, Ceug_1.0, whole genome shotgun sequence genome and encodes:
- the LOC113776305 gene encoding replication protein A 70 kDa DNA-binding subunit B-like, translated to MTLHSPVQHIWGSWIHTKELLHFKGTKVSAATYENCIRLFRNLLVPYQRYYISGATVITAIPTYKVSEYPYSWVLHYSTLIERYLEPIPPMLPCPFTFDSFSDAHKHAESEISLISVKALVIHAFPQKETTPDSITRDFVIVNEEKKLMLLTLWNEFQEYEGNILANILATIPMIFAMRVKVSTFNTLSLTTIGLSSILINPPLHDEFILHEWYSIHKDEVKTLFETKAYKDPELLLPLPNEEDIKNIHDALISFRTQKTAWITGIAQLSFGQTHFWYTACSNCLKTVEADTDWIIKCSSCKEEAEVELRCRIGITLTDSTASIQCLISGKQAERLIQFTAAELKDAEAHGITMNQELSTIMKKHKLICFIKTYETTFQGLPQRRNAIIKAYTAAEVPNIPLPLQDSPTTLQALPSTTPSNTKQKQIADEQTFTPRAKLLLQEIAESTATKRSSMTESTATKRALTLTELEGHQIPAPTVGTEIHKTLEDTATSASPNATSIDKTAAGPTKKPKQQEGN